The following are encoded in a window of uncultured Ilyobacter sp. genomic DNA:
- the glgD gene encoding glucose-1-phosphate adenylyltransferase subunit GlgD codes for MTNNYMAMILLTEKDDDIRGLTKNRNIASTPVGGRYRVIDFALSNMVNASMRNVGLFVGKQNSRSLVDHLGNGSSWDLDRKIDGMFVFNFAGGEPSRSDISILENNLEYFYRSRQDYVFVTTSYMVCNMDARKYIKEYEESGADISIIYKNVKNADTSFYGCDTVDLNDEGYVEGIGKNLHFKKEEKISLEGFIMKKNTLIRMICEATQKGCYTSFKNLIANNVKKYKVKGIEFEGYLRCINSTKEYFNFNMDLLNTDIRRELFFKNGKILTKIKDTPPSLFSNGSNVTNSLVANGCSVEGVVRNSIISRHVKIEEGTEIDGCVILQDSTIKKGAKLKNVVIDKNTIISEGEELKASIEFPLVIEKKVGINSERFKELYWPLEDI; via the coding sequence ATGACAAACAACTACATGGCGATGATACTCCTAACGGAAAAAGATGATGATATAAGAGGGCTTACTAAAAATAGAAATATTGCCTCCACTCCTGTGGGGGGAAGATACAGGGTAATTGACTTTGCATTATCTAATATGGTGAATGCAAGTATGAGAAATGTGGGACTCTTTGTGGGCAAACAAAACAGCAGGTCTCTAGTTGACCATCTCGGAAATGGTAGTTCTTGGGATTTAGATAGAAAAATTGATGGTATGTTTGTTTTTAACTTTGCAGGAGGGGAGCCTTCACGTTCTGATATCTCAATCTTAGAGAACAATCTCGAATACTTTTACAGAAGTAGACAGGATTATGTTTTTGTAACCACCTCTTACATGGTGTGCAACATGGATGCTAGAAAATATATAAAAGAATATGAAGAGAGCGGAGCGGATATATCCATCATATACAAAAATGTAAAAAACGCTGACACTAGTTTTTATGGATGTGATACCGTAGACCTCAATGACGAGGGTTATGTAGAAGGTATTGGAAAAAATCTTCACTTTAAAAAAGAGGAAAAGATTTCATTAGAGGGGTTCATTATGAAAAAAAATACCCTTATTAGAATGATCTGTGAGGCAACCCAGAAGGGATGTTATACTTCATTCAAAAATTTAATCGCTAACAATGTAAAAAAATATAAAGTTAAAGGTATTGAGTTTGAAGGATATCTAAGATGTATCAATTCTACGAAGGAATATTTTAATTTTAATATGGATCTTCTAAACACGGATATAAGAAGGGAGCTATTCTTCAAAAATGGAAAAATTCTTACAAAAATAAAAGATACTCCGCCTTCCTTATTTAGTAATGGTTCAAATGTGACAAACTCACTTGTTGCCAATGGATGTAGCGTAGAAGGAGTAGTTCGGAACAGTATCATATCAAGGCACGTAAAAATAGAAGAAGGAACTGAAATAGATGGCTGTGTCATTCTTCAGGACTCTACCATCAAAAAAGGTGCAAAACTAAAAAATGTAGTAATCGATAAAAATACTATAATCTCTGAGGGTGAAGAACTAAAAGCTTCGATAGAATTCCCTCTGGTTATTGAAAAGAAAGTAGGAATCAACTCAGAACGATTCAAGGAACTTTATTGGCCTCTAGAAGATATTTAA
- the glgB gene encoding 1,4-alpha-glucan branching protein GlgB — translation MSKKTEIDRYLFHRGEHKRTYEYMGAHPTKAGTFFRVWAPRAKSVSVIGNFNNWNPSINPMSKINNEGIWELEIAGVNKGEIYKFDIETQFGEWVQKSDPYSFYSEMRPNTASVVHGLEKYNWKDKKWLEKRKNTNHYESPMNIYEVHLGSWKQKKSPNDQPKNVDHSSNIIEVDHECFYNYREIADELSKYVKYMGYTHIEIMPVSEYPLDASWGYQGTGYYSVTSRYGTPEDFKYFIDKMHEKNIGVILDWVPGHFCKDSHALYRFDGTPTYEYQWELLGENYDWGTANFDLSRNEVKSFLISNALYWIREFHIDGLRIDAVANMIYLDYGKKGDHPELKNEYGGKENLWAVEFLRELNKSILEEYPGVYIAAEESTAWPLVTKPGYVGGLGFTYKWNMGWMNDMLAYMELDPLYRKWHHNYITFSFMYAFSENYVLPLSHDEVVHGKKSLLDKMPGTYEEKFSNLRAFYGYTMLHPGKKLLFMGGEFGQFVEWRYYEDLDWHLLEYQKHKEMKKYTRDLNLFYKKENALWENDCSHEGFQWIDCLNYEESTISFIRKSKNKDDFVIGVFNFTPIPKKGYRLGVPRFAIYEEVFNSDLHEYGGTGMKNEGELHPTLEPWHEMKYSIIIDIPPLSAVFYKAQLNKRGKSNG, via the coding sequence ATGAGCAAGAAAACCGAAATAGACAGATACCTCTTTCATAGAGGAGAGCATAAAAGAACCTATGAGTATATGGGAGCACATCCTACAAAAGCAGGAACTTTTTTTAGGGTGTGGGCACCTAGAGCCAAATCTGTTAGTGTCATAGGAAATTTTAACAACTGGAATCCCTCTATTAACCCTATGTCAAAAATAAATAACGAGGGAATATGGGAACTCGAGATAGCTGGAGTTAACAAGGGCGAAATTTATAAATTTGACATAGAAACTCAATTTGGAGAGTGGGTACAAAAGAGTGACCCATACTCTTTCTATTCTGAAATGAGACCGAATACTGCATCTGTGGTACACGGTCTAGAAAAATATAACTGGAAAGACAAAAAATGGCTTGAAAAACGTAAAAATACCAATCATTATGAGAGTCCTATGAATATCTACGAAGTTCACTTGGGATCATGGAAACAGAAAAAAAGCCCAAATGATCAGCCTAAGAATGTTGACCATTCTTCAAATATAATCGAAGTAGATCACGAATGCTTTTACAACTACAGGGAGATAGCAGATGAACTTTCAAAATATGTAAAATATATGGGATACACCCATATTGAAATTATGCCTGTGTCGGAATATCCTCTAGATGCTTCTTGGGGATATCAAGGGACAGGTTATTATTCTGTAACCAGCAGATATGGAACTCCAGAGGATTTTAAGTATTTTATAGATAAGATGCATGAAAAAAATATAGGGGTTATACTAGACTGGGTTCCCGGGCATTTTTGCAAGGACAGCCACGCCCTCTATAGATTTGACGGAACTCCGACCTATGAGTACCAATGGGAGCTTTTAGGAGAGAATTATGACTGGGGAACAGCGAACTTCGACCTTTCCAGAAACGAGGTGAAAAGTTTTCTTATATCCAATGCCCTTTATTGGATAAGGGAGTTTCACATAGATGGATTGCGTATAGATGCCGTGGCAAATATGATCTATCTAGACTACGGGAAAAAGGGTGACCACCCGGAACTCAAAAATGAATATGGCGGAAAGGAAAATCTGTGGGCCGTAGAGTTTCTGAGAGAACTAAACAAATCAATACTCGAGGAATACCCTGGAGTATACATTGCTGCCGAGGAGTCCACAGCATGGCCACTTGTGACAAAACCAGGATATGTAGGTGGACTCGGATTTACATACAAATGGAATATGGGATGGATGAACGATATGCTAGCCTATATGGAGCTAGACCCTCTATACAGAAAATGGCATCACAACTACATTACCTTCTCCTTCATGTACGCATTCTCAGAGAATTATGTTTTGCCACTATCACATGATGAAGTTGTACATGGTAAAAAGTCGCTATTAGACAAGATGCCAGGTACATACGAAGAAAAGTTTTCAAATTTGAGGGCATTTTATGGATATACAATGCTGCATCCCGGAAAAAAACTACTGTTTATGGGAGGGGAGTTTGGTCAGTTCGTAGAATGGAGATACTATGAAGACCTTGACTGGCACCTCCTAGAATACCAAAAGCATAAAGAGATGAAAAAGTATACCAGAGACTTAAATCTGTTTTATAAAAAAGAAAACGCCCTGTGGGAAAATGACTGTTCCCATGAAGGTTTTCAGTGGATAGATTGTTTGAATTATGAGGAAAGCACTATCTCCTTTATTCGTAAAAGTAAAAATAAAGACGACTTTGTAATAGGTGTCTTCAACTTTACTCCTATACCTAAAAAAGGATATAGGCTAGGGGTACCACGTTTTGCAATATACGAAGAGGTATTCAACAGTGACCTTCATGAATACGGAGGTACAGGTATGAAAAATGAAGGGGAACTTCACCCTACACTTGAACCATGGCATGAAATGAAGTACAGCATCATAATCGATATTCCGCCTCTATCAGCGGTATTCTATAAAGCTCAACTAAATAAAAGGGGGAAAAGCAATGGCTAG
- a CDS encoding glycogen/starch/alpha-glucan phosphorylase, which produces MEFTKETIKDGFALKLKNLYSKDFKNASDLQKYLAFSNLIRDYMSEGWFETNQQYKDKKVKQVYYLSMEFLIGKILEKNLINLGIADLAKEALEDIGMDLNLLINVEPDAGLGNGGLGRLAACFMDSLAALGLPGHGCGIRYKYGMFRQEIKDGYQIEMPDPWLKEPYPWEVRKENRSLKIRFGGNAYIKEVGNELETIHENFYTVKAVPYDIPLSGYLNNTVNTLRLWNSEADTDEFDFQNFNSGNYLQSIEGKYTAELISQVLYPDDSTENGRQLRLKQEYFFVSASLQSILNYHRELRVDFNHLDDYVAIHINDTHPALAVAELMRLLMDVDGLNWKEAWQVTTKVCAYTNHTIMAEALEKWPSYIFKKLLPRIFMIVEEINRRFCQEIISKYGDWDRVGRMSIIENGMVKMANLAIVGSHSVNGVAALHSEILKKKELKDFNEFYPEKFNNKTNGITHRRWLIKSNRALTALITECIGDNWVKNPVEMKKMMAFKDDKKVLAKLEKIKYENKVNFSKYIFEKKGVVVNPDSIFDIHVKRVHGYKRQLLNCFHILYLYKKLKKDKNFDIHPRTFIFSAKAAPAYVFAKKIIKLINTLSEIINNDPEINDKIKVVFIENYNVSKAEKIIPAADVSEQISTASKEASGTGNMKFMMNGAVTLATLDGANIEIKELVGDENIVIFGLTSEEVLNFYSSNKYNSINFLKENPKIAELVETLVDGTLGVSTTEFGEIYKELTEKNDYYFVLKDFSEYVKAQEKIEMLYKDKENWSKKCLINIAMSGHFSSDNTIAKYANEIWNIKSEKIGE; this is translated from the coding sequence TTGGAGTTTACAAAAGAAACGATAAAGGACGGCTTTGCTTTAAAACTAAAAAACCTCTACTCAAAAGATTTCAAGAATGCTTCTGATCTTCAAAAATATCTAGCTTTTTCCAATCTCATAAGAGACTATATGTCCGAAGGATGGTTTGAAACCAATCAGCAGTATAAGGATAAGAAAGTGAAGCAGGTTTATTATCTTTCAATGGAATTCTTAATTGGTAAGATTCTTGAAAAAAATCTAATAAATCTTGGAATAGCAGACCTAGCAAAAGAAGCTTTAGAGGATATCGGAATGGATCTTAACCTCCTAATCAATGTAGAACCTGATGCAGGTCTTGGGAATGGAGGTCTAGGGAGACTGGCTGCTTGTTTTATGGATTCTCTTGCAGCCCTTGGTCTACCTGGCCATGGCTGCGGTATAAGATATAAATACGGTATGTTCAGACAGGAGATAAAAGATGGTTATCAGATCGAAATGCCTGATCCATGGCTTAAGGAGCCTTATCCATGGGAAGTAAGAAAAGAGAACAGAAGCTTAAAGATACGTTTTGGAGGAAATGCCTATATAAAGGAAGTGGGCAATGAGCTGGAAACTATACACGAAAATTTTTATACAGTAAAAGCCGTCCCATACGATATCCCACTTTCTGGTTATCTAAACAATACAGTCAATACACTGAGGTTATGGAATTCAGAGGCTGATACTGATGAATTTGATTTTCAGAATTTCAACAGCGGAAATTACCTACAGTCTATAGAGGGTAAATATACAGCAGAGCTAATATCACAGGTTCTTTATCCAGATGACTCTACTGAAAACGGAAGGCAGCTCAGACTGAAACAGGAGTATTTCTTCGTAAGTGCCAGCCTGCAGTCTATTCTGAATTATCACAGAGAACTTAGGGTAGACTTTAATCACCTAGACGATTATGTGGCCATACATATAAATGACACTCACCCTGCCTTGGCAGTGGCTGAACTCATGAGGCTGCTTATGGATGTCGATGGTCTAAACTGGAAAGAAGCTTGGCAGGTCACAACAAAGGTTTGTGCCTATACAAATCATACTATAATGGCTGAGGCTCTTGAGAAATGGCCATCTTATATATTCAAAAAATTACTTCCGAGAATATTTATGATAGTCGAAGAGATAAACAGAAGATTTTGCCAGGAAATCATTTCTAAATATGGGGACTGGGACAGAGTTGGTAGGATGTCTATTATCGAAAACGGGATGGTGAAAATGGCCAACCTAGCAATCGTAGGGAGTCATTCTGTAAACGGTGTGGCGGCACTTCACAGTGAAATTCTAAAGAAAAAGGAACTTAAGGATTTTAATGAATTTTACCCTGAAAAGTTTAATAATAAAACCAACGGTATAACCCACAGAAGGTGGCTCATAAAAAGCAACAGAGCTCTTACAGCTCTTATCACCGAGTGCATAGGGGACAACTGGGTAAAAAATCCTGTGGAAATGAAAAAAATGATGGCGTTCAAAGATGATAAAAAGGTACTCGCTAAACTGGAGAAGATAAAGTATGAAAACAAGGTAAATTTTTCAAAATATATTTTTGAAAAAAAAGGAGTTGTTGTAAATCCAGATTCTATCTTTGACATTCATGTAAAAAGAGTCCACGGCTACAAAAGACAGCTTCTGAACTGCTTCCATATTCTCTACCTTTATAAGAAACTGAAAAAAGATAAAAACTTTGATATTCATCCTAGAACTTTTATTTTTAGTGCAAAGGCAGCACCTGCATATGTGTTTGCTAAGAAAATAATAAAACTCATAAATACTCTAAGTGAGATCATAAATAATGATCCTGAAATTAATGACAAGATAAAAGTAGTGTTTATAGAAAACTATAATGTCAGCAAAGCCGAAAAAATAATTCCTGCTGCTGATGTAAGTGAGCAGATATCAACTGCATCAAAAGAAGCTTCAGGAACAGGTAATATGAAATTTATGATGAACGGGGCTGTAACACTAGCTACTTTGGATGGTGCGAACATAGAGATAAAGGAGCTTGTAGGCGATGAAAATATAGTTATTTTTGGTCTTACATCAGAAGAAGTTTTAAACTTCTATAGTTCAAACAAGTACAACTCTATAAATTTCCTGAAAGAAAATCCTAAAATAGCAGAGTTGGTAGAAACTCTGGTTGATGGAACCCTGGGCGTTTCCACAACTGAGTTTGGAGAAATATACAAAGAGCTTACAGAGAAAAACGATTACTATTTTGTTTTAAAGGATTTCTCAGAATATGTAAAAGCACAAGAAAAAATAGAAATGCTTTATAAAGACAAGGAAAATTGGTCTAAAAAATGTCTTATCAATATAGCTATGTCAGGGCATTTTTCATCTGATAATACCATTGCTAAATATGCCAATGAAATCTGGAACATAAAGAGTGAAAAAATAGGAGAGTAA
- a CDS encoding glucose-1-phosphate adenylyltransferase, protein MARKDIIAMILAGGQGTRLKSLTEKIAKPAVPFGGKYRIIDFALSNCSNSAIDTVGVLTQYEPFALHNHIGIGAPWDLDRQEGGVAVLQPYTSMDGGDWYMGTAHAIHQNINYIDKFNPEYILILSGDHIYKMDYSKMLDFHKTQNADASIAVINVSMEEASRFGIMNTKEDFTIYEFEEKPANPKSTLASMGVYIFRWDLLRKFLIEDEENKNSSHDFGKDIIPKMLNDGYKMMAYPYEGYWKDVGTIDSLWEANMDLLNPDNELNIFDRKWKIYSPQKAYPPKYVGENAKIQNSLIVEGCDILGKVENSIISGGVCIGKNTTIRNSVIMSDTSIGDNVVIEKSIVGSNVIVNDHCAIGDGKEIKVIEDKRIIQKNQILK, encoded by the coding sequence ATGGCTAGAAAAGACATTATCGCAATGATTCTTGCAGGGGGACAGGGTACAAGACTGAAGTCTCTTACAGAAAAAATAGCAAAACCTGCTGTGCCATTTGGAGGAAAGTACAGAATAATAGACTTTGCTCTGAGTAACTGTTCGAACTCAGCAATAGATACTGTAGGGGTGCTTACTCAGTATGAACCTTTTGCTCTGCACAACCATATCGGTATAGGGGCTCCTTGGGATCTAGACAGACAAGAGGGAGGGGTAGCTGTACTTCAGCCTTATACAAGCATGGACGGTGGAGACTGGTATATGGGAACGGCTCATGCTATCCATCAAAATATTAACTATATTGATAAATTCAATCCTGAATATATCCTAATTCTTTCTGGAGATCACATATATAAAATGGACTACAGTAAAATGCTAGATTTCCATAAAACTCAAAATGCAGATGCTTCTATCGCCGTAATAAACGTATCAATGGAAGAAGCGTCTAGATTTGGTATCATGAATACAAAAGAAGACTTCACAATCTATGAATTTGAAGAAAAACCTGCAAATCCAAAAAGTACCCTTGCATCTATGGGAGTATATATTTTCAGATGGGATCTCCTTAGAAAATTCCTGATAGAAGATGAAGAAAATAAAAATTCAAGCCATGATTTTGGAAAAGATATAATACCAAAAATGCTAAATGATGGATACAAAATGATGGCCTACCCTTACGAAGGATACTGGAAAGATGTAGGTACTATAGACAGTCTGTGGGAAGCAAACATGGATCTCTTGAATCCAGACAATGAACTGAATATTTTTGATAGAAAATGGAAAATATATTCGCCTCAAAAAGCCTACCCGCCAAAATATGTAGGTGAAAATGCCAAGATACAAAATTCCCTTATTGTTGAGGGATGCGACATTCTAGGAAAGGTGGAAAACTCTATTATATCCGGAGGGGTATGCATAGGTAAAAATACCACGATCAGAAACTCAGTTATTATGTCTGACACGTCTATAGGGGACAACGTAGTCATAGAAAAATCCATTGTCGGATCAAACGTAATTGTAAATGACCACTGTGCTATAGGGGACGGTAAAGAGATAAAGGTAATAGAAGACAAAAGAATCATACAGAAAAATCAGATCTTAAAATAA
- a CDS encoding alpha/beta hydrolase, whose amino-acid sequence MSGKFYLDNDIFMRVWDDVKKPKGVIQIIHGMGEHSLRYESTAKWFNENEYLVYADDHRGHGYSVEDIEDLGRIEGGFRVLIEDAKYITDFITRKHPDLPIYILGHSMGSFIAQGHMAELSNFVNGYILSGSCGKRRAVTISGWILSEVIKRVIGDGKSPFIKKLIFLDYNRRVKEKSTSLDWLTRREDIVKDYIEDPLCDFVYTTDFYSSFLKFLKNLYTKERFELAQKSVPILIISGESDPVGLYGKGVIKLVEFYKKNNFDYVKIKLYTKARHELFNEMNSIEVLEDVKNWMENKK is encoded by the coding sequence ATGTCAGGGAAGTTTTATTTGGATAATGACATTTTTATGAGAGTCTGGGATGATGTCAAGAAACCCAAGGGGGTCATACAGATCATCCACGGAATGGGTGAGCACAGTCTGAGATATGAGTCCACAGCCAAATGGTTCAATGAAAATGAATATCTGGTGTATGCAGATGATCACAGGGGTCACGGATATTCAGTGGAGGATATAGAAGATTTAGGGCGTATAGAGGGCGGATTTAGAGTTCTTATAGAAGATGCAAAGTACATAACTGATTTTATAACTAGAAAGCATCCAGACCTCCCGATTTATATTTTGGGACACAGCATGGGATCTTTTATTGCACAGGGTCATATGGCAGAGCTTTCTAATTTTGTAAATGGATACATTCTTTCTGGATCTTGTGGTAAAAGGAGAGCGGTGACTATTTCAGGGTGGATTTTAAGTGAAGTTATAAAAAGGGTTATAGGGGATGGCAAGAGTCCTTTTATAAAAAAACTTATTTTTTTGGATTACAACAGGAGGGTGAAGGAGAAAAGTACCTCCCTTGACTGGCTAACAAGAAGAGAGGATATTGTAAAAGATTATATAGAGGATCCTCTTTGCGACTTTGTCTATACAACGGATTTTTATAGTTCTTTTTTGAAATTTCTAAAAAACCTTTATACCAAAGAAAGATTTGAGCTCGCTCAAAAATCCGTACCGATCCTTATTATATCTGGAGAATCAGATCCCGTAGGATTATATGGGAAAGGGGTCATAAAATTAGTGGAATTTTACAAAAAAAATAATTTTGATTATGTAAAAATAAAGCTTTATACCAAGGCGAGGCATGAACTATTTAATGAGATGAACAGTATAGAGGTCTTAGAAGATGTAAAAAACTGGATGGAAAATAAAAAATAG
- a CDS encoding NAD(P)H-dependent oxidoreductase subunit E, producing MNCENNYKNNMFNELDMFIRELETKDGELISVLHKAQDIFGYLPVEVQEFIGEKMGIPISQIYGVITFYSFFTTTPKGEHPISVCMGTACYVNGSETILNELIRELGVKVGETTNDGKFSIDVLRCIGACGMAPIIKIGNKTYGRVVAEQVKHILKEYE from the coding sequence ATGAATTGTGAAAATAATTACAAAAACAATATGTTTAATGAACTGGACATGTTTATAAGAGAACTTGAAACAAAAGACGGAGAGCTCATAAGCGTACTGCATAAGGCTCAGGATATATTTGGATATCTCCCGGTGGAGGTTCAGGAGTTCATAGGTGAAAAAATGGGGATACCTATTTCCCAGATTTACGGTGTTATCACTTTTTATTCCTTTTTTACGACGACACCTAAGGGTGAGCACCCGATCTCTGTATGTATGGGAACAGCCTGTTACGTAAACGGATCCGAAACAATTTTGAATGAACTAATAAGAGAACTAGGAGTCAAGGTTGGTGAGACTACAAACGACGGAAAATTTTCTATCGATGTATTGAGGTGCATTGGTGCATGCGGTATGGCTCCTATTATAAAGATAGGAAACAAGACTTATGGTCGAGTAGTGGCGGAACAGGTAAAGCATATTTTGAAAGAATATGAGTAA
- the glgA gene encoding glycogen synthase GlgA gives MKILFVTGEAWPFIKTGGLGDVSHSLPKSLIKSGVDIRVILPKYKAIDYKYKSKMKHLGHTYVKLSWRNQYCGIDMLEYDGVKYYFIDNEHYFKRDNAYGEFDDCERFGFFSKSVLAALEVMKFEPDLIHCNDWHSGLTPVYLKELQKNDKYKDVKTLYTIHNLKYQGIFSMETLDEVLGLSHDIHFREDSLKFFDAISFLKGGINFSDFVSTVSSTYAEEIKMEFYGENLHGLFRMIDNRLFGIVNGIDYDIFNPRTDKDIDFKFSQSKIDKKVKNKLALQKELGLTVSEDIPMIGVITRLVRQKGIDLITHVLQELLQMDVQIVILGTGDQDYEDIFDYYSQVYPSKLSSNITFNDALAKKIYAASDMFLMPSLFEPCGLSQMIAMRYGSVPVVRETGGLKDTVKPYNSKKNQGTGFTFTNYNAHEMLDTIRRAVEVYKNKKAWKELVLRGMNEKNSWSHAARNYKSFYKEILG, from the coding sequence ATGAAAATATTATTTGTAACTGGTGAAGCATGGCCTTTTATTAAAACCGGGGGTCTAGGAGATGTCTCTCATTCTCTTCCAAAGTCACTTATTAAATCCGGGGTAGATATAAGAGTGATACTTCCTAAATATAAGGCAATAGACTACAAGTATAAAAGTAAAATGAAACACTTAGGTCATACGTATGTGAAACTTTCCTGGAGAAATCAATACTGCGGTATTGATATGCTAGAGTATGATGGTGTAAAATATTATTTTATTGACAATGAGCACTATTTCAAAAGAGATAATGCCTACGGAGAATTTGATGACTGTGAAAGATTCGGATTCTTTTCAAAGTCAGTACTGGCTGCCCTTGAGGTAATGAAATTTGAGCCTGATTTGATCCACTGCAATGATTGGCATTCTGGGCTCACTCCTGTCTATCTGAAGGAGCTCCAAAAGAATGATAAATATAAGGATGTAAAAACTCTATATACTATACACAATCTGAAATACCAGGGTATTTTTTCAATGGAAACTCTAGATGAGGTCCTTGGTCTTTCTCACGATATACACTTCAGAGAGGACTCTCTTAAATTCTTTGATGCCATCTCATTTTTAAAGGGTGGAATAAATTTTTCAGATTTTGTATCTACTGTAAGCAGCACCTATGCAGAAGAGATAAAAATGGAGTTTTATGGAGAAAACCTACATGGATTATTCCGTATGATAGATAACAGACTTTTTGGAATAGTTAATGGAATCGACTACGACATTTTCAATCCTCGGACAGACAAAGACATCGATTTTAAGTTCAGTCAAAGCAAGATAGACAAAAAAGTAAAAAATAAACTAGCTCTTCAAAAGGAATTGGGACTGACTGTATCAGAGGATATTCCTATGATAGGTGTAATTACAAGACTCGTAAGACAAAAAGGGATAGACCTTATAACTCATGTGCTTCAAGAGCTTCTTCAGATGGATGTCCAAATAGTTATTTTAGGTACAGGCGATCAAGACTACGAAGATATCTTTGATTATTATTCACAAGTTTATCCATCTAAGTTGTCTTCCAATATTACTTTCAATGATGCACTTGCAAAGAAAATATACGCTGCTTCTGATATGTTTTTGATGCCTTCACTTTTTGAACCTTGTGGCCTTTCTCAAATGATTGCCATGAGGTATGGTTCAGTGCCTGTGGTAAGGGAAACTGGTGGCTTAAAAGATACGGTAAAACCTTATAACTCAAAGAAAAACCAAGGAACTGGATTTACCTTTACCAACTATAACGCTCACGAGATGCTAGACACAATAAGACGTGCTGTAGAAGTTTACAAAAATAAAAAGGCATGGAAAGAACTCGTTCTTAGGGGTATGAACGAGAAAAATAGCTGGAGTCATGCTGCAAGAAATTACAAATCTTTTTACAAAGAGATATTGGGGTAA